CAATTTCGATTGGGCTACGTTGTAAAGACCTGTGTTGAAATAGATAACCACCTAGAGGTTTATTTTTTAGGTGAGGCACTTTTCGCCAATGGCCTAAAAGGGAACGTGCAGGAATAATTGAGCGGGCATAAATCACCGTAACCCCATCCAGTTTTAACAATACAGTACGCACGCGGACGGCCGCTCTAGGAGCAAGTTTGAGCTTATGCCTTTCTCTAAAACTTGGGGTTCCCCAACCATCTTCGATGACCTCAACACTCAATTTGGAAATACTGCGCAATTTACGGGTTAGCGATTGCTTGGTGACCAGCCAAGGCCAAAGATGGCTTGGAATCTTGCTTTTGTTAGCACGATGAATCGCCATCCAGCGATAGTCAAATTGCTTGGTAGCAAGCGAATTGAATCGTGTCATAAAGTCAGATGTTCATTTTTTCAATTAATGCGACCATTTTGTGAAGCTCACTGGAGGACTGATATACCTGAACACGACACGCTTCAGCTTGTTCTAGGCTGATACCCACTTCTAATAAGACAGATGGTTCTATTTCTAAACCTTGGCGAAGCTGGTGAGAGATATACAAAAGCTTAGCTAATTTAGCGTGTTCACCATAATAGTGTGGTTTTTTGCTGTAACGAATAGCCGTCCAGATGTTATCTGGTAAGCTCCAGTAACGTAATAACCAAGAGCCTAATTGTTCCTTGGTGAAATGCAAAATCTGCATTTCTATAATTTCCGTAGCCAAATGAGAATTGGCTTCGCAATAGCGCGATAGAATCGAAAAGTGGGGTGGCAATATGCTACTAATGGCCAAATAACCAAAGTTCTGCAGTAAGCCAGCCAAATAAGCATGGCCTAATTTGGGGCAGTCTTCACTGGGCATGACTTTGACTAAGGCTTCCATGAGAACCGCATTGGAAACCGAGTCGAGCCAGAAGTTTTCGTAATGTCTTGGGCCATTCTCAGGTGTTTGAAAAGCATTACCCATGGACAAGCCTAATGCCAAGTTCATCACCATATCAAAACCCAACACACGTATGATGGCATCTTCGACGGATTCAATGGTTCCAGGAGCGCCATAATAAGGAGAGGAAGCCCAACTGATCACCTGCGCCGCCAGACTTGGGTCCAGTGCAATGACCTCACACAGTTCGTCAGTACCGGCGGTTTCATCGCTTGATAAACGAATGATGCGGTGTGATGATGCTGGTAAAGGGGGAATTTCCAACGTTTCTTCTAGGCGCTGTTTCAGGCGAATGGATTGGAAACGGCCGAGGGCTTGCAGAATCTGTTCTTCGTCATTTTCATGATTGCTGGCGGCTTGCTTGATTTGGTCTACCGGGATGGAAATGTTTTCAAAGCGATTGAGAGGGCCTGAAAACATGTCTTTTAGCTCTTCGCTAGAAATGTCGCGATAGGGACTATCAGACTTGAGACGAATTTGCAGAGTCTCACTTTCAAAGATGCTGGCATCCAAGATACTGGAAACACTATTGGGTTTGATGAGCGGGTCGCCATCACTGTTAAAATGGGGGATGGGTTCAAAGCGGCGTTTGGTAATACGCGCTAAGGCCGCTATGTCTAACATATGGTGTTCTGGGAAAATCACTTGCAAACGACCTGTATGGTCCACTAAATGTACCACACGCAGCCTATTACTTGGCTGTAGTTCTGCTGAAACGTCCATATGAAGTACTCTGTAAGAACAAGGATTTAGGTAACTGAAAAAGCCCCATGATAGGGGCTTTTATTTTACAGATTTTATCAGCAAAGATCTAATTAGTGGTTTAGAATCTGGCTTAAGAACATTTGCGTGCGGTCATGTTGTGGGTTGTCAAAGAACTCAGCAGGTTTGTTGGCTTCGACAATTTCACCCGCATCCATGAATACCACGCGGTCCGCTACGGTTTTCGCGAAGCCCATTTCGTGGGTTACACACACCATGGTCATACCTTCTTCAGCAAGCTGGATCATAACGTCCAGTACTTCCTTGATCATTTCTGGATCAAGGGCTGATGTTGGCTCATCAAACAGCATGATACGAGGTTGCATGCATAGACCACGAGCAATGGCCACACGTTGTTGTTGACCTCCAGAAAGCTGACCTGGATATTTCAGTGCTTGGTTAGCGATTTTGACACGCTCCAAGTAATGCATTGCCATTTCTTCCGCTTCTTTTTTCGGAGTCTTACGAACCCAGATTGGCGCAAGTGTCAGGTTTTCCAAAATAGTCAGATGCGGAAACAGATTAAAGTGTTGGAACACCATGCCTACGTCTTTACGAATGGCTTCAATGTTCTTTAAATTATCGTTCATTTCGATACCATCGACCAGAATGCTACCTTTTTGGTGTTCTTCAAGACGGTTGATGCAACGCGTCATAGTCGATTTACCGGAACCAGACGGTCCACATACTACGATACGCTCGCCTTTCTTGATACTAAAGTTGATGTTCTTTAATACGTGAAAGTCGCCATACCATTTGTTTACGTCCGTGAATTGGATGATTGCTTCTTCGCCCGGCGCTAGTTGGGCAAGTGCCATATTTTGTTGAGTCATTTTATGAAGGCCTCTAAATTCTTAATTAATTCCGCTTGTGTCCAGTATCTAACTTACGTTCTAGTGCCATGCTGTAGCGAGACATACCGAAGCAGATAATCCAATAAATAAAGCCGGCAAAGGCGTAACCTTCTAATGCTGTTCCAAGCCAGTTAGGGTCTTGTTTTGCTAGTTGAATCATACCCAGCAAATCAATCATTCCAACGATGTAAACCAGAGTAGTGTCTTTAAATAAACTGATAAAATTATTTACTATCCCCGGAATAACCAGCTTTAATGCTTGAGGCAAGATGATTAGACACATTGATTGCCAATAGGTTAATCCCATTGCATCTGCTGCTTCGTACTGACCTTTTGGAATGGCTTGCAAACCACCACGAATAACTTCGGCAGTATATGCGGCAGAGAATAGGGTAATACCAATTAAGACACGCAATAACTTGTTGAAGTTCATGCCTTCAGGCAAGAATAATGGGATCATTACCGATGCCATGAACAAGATAGTGATCAAAGGCACAGCACGAATGGTTTCAATGAAAACCACGCAAACAGATTTCACTATTGGCATATCAGATCTTCGACCAAGTGCTAAAACAACGCCGAGAGGAAATGATGCGACAATACCGATAATACCCAGTAGCATGGTTAGAAATAAGCCTCCCCATAGAGGTGTTTCTACAATGCTAAGGCCAAATACACCTCCTGAAAATAGGAAGTAGGCAATAACTGGATAAACAAAGATGATTGCAATGGATAAATACAGCTTATTCACTACTTTGATGGCATACATTCCCACCATCAAAACTAGTATTATCGCTGCGATATTGATTCTCCAGTATTCTTCGGGTGGGTAAAGACCATACATAAACTGATCAAAGCGAGCGTTTATAAATGCCCAGCATGCACCACCTGCAGTACATGCATCTTTATTGTTCCCTTCCCAAGTCGCATTAAGTAGTCCCCACTGTATGACAGGAGGAACAATTAAATAAATGATATAGAGGCTGAGCAGAGTCAGCACAACATTCAAGGGAGATGAAAAAAAGTTATTACGTATCCAAGCGACAGGACCAACCGAATCAGACGGTGGTGGGAGGCTTGGAGATGGTTTAAATTCGATCGCCATAAGTTTGCCTCCTTAACGCTCAACTAATGCCATACGCTTGTTATACCAGTTCATAAAGAGTGAGATAGACAAACTCAAAGAACCGTAAACCAGCATACAAAGACCAATGGTTTCAATTGCCTGACCGGTTTGGTTCAGGGTTGTTCCCATAACAACCAGCACCAGCTCAGGGTACGCAACCGCACCGCCTAAAGAGGAATTCTTAGCAAGATTTAGATACTGGTTTGTAAGAGGAGGAATAATAACGCGCAGGGCTTGTGGAAGTACAATTAGACGTTGAGTCAGAGTATCAGACAATCCGAGTGAGCGAGAAGCTTCTGTTTGCCCCCAGTTTACTGACAAAATGCCAGCACGAACATT
The window above is part of the Marinomonas sp. THO17 genome. Proteins encoded here:
- a CDS encoding HDOD domain-containing protein, producing the protein MDVSAELQPSNRLRVVHLVDHTGRLQVIFPEHHMLDIAALARITKRRFEPIPHFNSDGDPLIKPNSVSSILDASIFESETLQIRLKSDSPYRDISSEELKDMFSGPLNRFENISIPVDQIKQAASNHENDEEQILQALGRFQSIRLKQRLEETLEIPPLPASSHRIIRLSSDETAGTDELCEVIALDPSLAAQVISWASSPYYGAPGTIESVEDAIIRVLGFDMVMNLALGLSMGNAFQTPENGPRHYENFWLDSVSNAVLMEALVKVMPSEDCPKLGHAYLAGLLQNFGYLAISSILPPHFSILSRYCEANSHLATEIIEMQILHFTKEQLGSWLLRYWSLPDNIWTAIRYSKKPHYYGEHAKLAKLLYISHQLRQGLEIEPSVLLEVGISLEQAEACRVQVYQSSSELHKMVALIEKMNI
- a CDS encoding amino acid ABC transporter ATP-binding protein codes for the protein MTQQNMALAQLAPGEEAIIQFTDVNKWYGDFHVLKNINFSIKKGERIVVCGPSGSGKSTMTRCINRLEEHQKGSILVDGIEMNDNLKNIEAIRKDVGMVFQHFNLFPHLTILENLTLAPIWVRKTPKKEAEEMAMHYLERVKIANQALKYPGQLSGGQQQRVAIARGLCMQPRIMLFDEPTSALDPEMIKEVLDVMIQLAEEGMTMVCVTHEMGFAKTVADRVVFMDAGEIVEANKPAEFFDNPQHDRTQMFLSQILNH
- a CDS encoding chorismate lyase, with product MTRFNSLATKQFDYRWMAIHRANKSKIPSHLWPWLVTKQSLTRKLRSISKLSVEVIEDGWGTPSFRERHKLKLAPRAAVRVRTVLLKLDGVTVIYARSIIPARSLLGHWRKVPHLKNKPLGGYLFQHRSLQRSPIEIAELPTSMFPEHSGNVWARRSVFHQYGTGILVNEAFFDTISAFKSPFGLL
- a CDS encoding amino acid ABC transporter permease, whose product is MAIEFKPSPSLPPPSDSVGPVAWIRNNFFSSPLNVVLTLLSLYIIYLIVPPVIQWGLLNATWEGNNKDACTAGGACWAFINARFDQFMYGLYPPEEYWRINIAAIILVLMVGMYAIKVVNKLYLSIAIIFVYPVIAYFLFSGGVFGLSIVETPLWGGLFLTMLLGIIGIVASFPLGVVLALGRRSDMPIVKSVCVVFIETIRAVPLITILFMASVMIPLFLPEGMNFNKLLRVLIGITLFSAAYTAEVIRGGLQAIPKGQYEAADAMGLTYWQSMCLIILPQALKLVIPGIVNNFISLFKDTTLVYIVGMIDLLGMIQLAKQDPNWLGTALEGYAFAGFIYWIICFGMSRYSMALERKLDTGHKRN